A genomic stretch from Etheostoma cragini isolate CJK2018 chromosome 8, CSU_Ecrag_1.0, whole genome shotgun sequence includes:
- the dkk3b gene encoding dickkopf-related protein 3b isoform X1 → MSGIMLLLVSLSFCLWPTDGAARNGKVILRDALERGPVSLNDMFRELEELMQDTRHILEETVDQITTESAKSSLTSLDLRTKYNNGTKKMKDEDKAAQVLDKVEKETKNKTGDIHLSHTHMEISGFSNIVEHECMVDEDCGDLKYCLYEIENSRCLPCIPTDMPCTTDDECCSDQMCMWGQCTVNATKGTEGTICQDQSDCRPDLCCAFQQELLFPVCNPKPEKGESCLSHPDLLMDMLAWNQEGPRDHCPCAENLHCQPHGRGSVCGE, encoded by the exons atgtCCGGTATCATGCTGCTGTTGGTGTCTTTGAGTTTTTGCTTGTGGCCGACCGATGGCGCAGCACGGAACGGGAAAGTGATCCTGCGGGACGCCCTGGAGCGGGGCCCGGTCAGTCTGAATGACATGTTCCGCGAGTTGGAGGAGTTGATGCAAGACACCCGGCACATACTGGAGGAGACTGTGGACCAG ATAACTACTGAGAGTGCTAAATCATCGTTAACGTCACTGGATCTGCGTACCAAATACAACAATGGGACAAAAAAGATGAAGGATGAAGACAAAGCAGCTCAGGTCCTAGATAAAGTTGAAAAG gagactaaaaataaaacaggagacATTCATCTTTCACACACCCATATGGAGATTTCTGGCTTTTCCAACATTGTGGAACAC GAATGCATGGTGGACGAGGACTGTGGTGACCTGAAGTACTGCCTGTATGAGATCGAAAACTCCAGGTGCCTCCCATGCATACCAACGGATATG CCCTGTACTACGGATGACGAGTGTTGCTCAGATCAGATGTGTATGTGGGGGCAGTGTACAGTCAATGCCACCAAAGGAACTGAGGGTACTATCTGTCAGGATCAGAGTGACTGCAGACCAGACCTCTGCTGTGCCTTTCAACAAG AGCTGTTGTTCCCAGTGTGTAATCCCAAACCAGAGAAGGGGGAGTCCTGTCTGAGCCACCCCGACCTGCTGATGGACATGCTGGCCTGGAACCAGGAGGGTCCCCGTGACCACTGTCCCTGTGCTGAAAACCTCCATTGCCAACCTCATGG ACGCGGATCTGTTTGTGGAGAGTAG
- the dkk3b gene encoding dickkopf-related protein 3b isoform X2, translated as MSGIMLLLVSLSFCLWPTDGAARNGKVILRDALERGPVSLNDMFRELEELMQDTRHILEETVDQITTESAKSSLTSLDLRTKYNNGTKKMKDEDKAAQVLDKVEKECMVDEDCGDLKYCLYEIENSRCLPCIPTDMPCTTDDECCSDQMCMWGQCTVNATKGTEGTICQDQSDCRPDLCCAFQQELLFPVCNPKPEKGESCLSHPDLLMDMLAWNQEGPRDHCPCAENLHCQPHGRGSVCGE; from the exons atgtCCGGTATCATGCTGCTGTTGGTGTCTTTGAGTTTTTGCTTGTGGCCGACCGATGGCGCAGCACGGAACGGGAAAGTGATCCTGCGGGACGCCCTGGAGCGGGGCCCGGTCAGTCTGAATGACATGTTCCGCGAGTTGGAGGAGTTGATGCAAGACACCCGGCACATACTGGAGGAGACTGTGGACCAG ATAACTACTGAGAGTGCTAAATCATCGTTAACGTCACTGGATCTGCGTACCAAATACAACAATGGGACAAAAAAGATGAAGGATGAAGACAAAGCAGCTCAGGTCCTAGATAAAGTTGAAAAG GAATGCATGGTGGACGAGGACTGTGGTGACCTGAAGTACTGCCTGTATGAGATCGAAAACTCCAGGTGCCTCCCATGCATACCAACGGATATG CCCTGTACTACGGATGACGAGTGTTGCTCAGATCAGATGTGTATGTGGGGGCAGTGTACAGTCAATGCCACCAAAGGAACTGAGGGTACTATCTGTCAGGATCAGAGTGACTGCAGACCAGACCTCTGCTGTGCCTTTCAACAAG AGCTGTTGTTCCCAGTGTGTAATCCCAAACCAGAGAAGGGGGAGTCCTGTCTGAGCCACCCCGACCTGCTGATGGACATGCTGGCCTGGAACCAGGAGGGTCCCCGTGACCACTGTCCCTGTGCTGAAAACCTCCATTGCCAACCTCATGG ACGCGGATCTGTTTGTGGAGAGTAG